In Bradysia coprophila strain Holo2 unplaced genomic scaffold, BU_Bcop_v1 contig_350, whole genome shotgun sequence, a genomic segment contains:
- the LOC119080744 gene encoding uncharacterized protein LOC119080744: MFKLTIALVISLALLVSFTSAENSNSTEEERSLIEQNEDNSNSTDVGTSRIRHHHLLPFYGGSALLGFGGLHALAVLYAIKVKIIVVAVVIALSIYYYSKIYLAKSCLHSEVIRDTNPYESFSSHGPSGYSNSLPSDFSYSGPDPYSAYAHIHPDITSIDHLHHHATGFDDVHPSSFEHDHHEHESIPDSYPAGSEPGVSTSQNAQSTAAAAAANAAAAEQTKMTRRIYDQMRQFGNPMFDNINWAEIAFQFLGVDSDGCRRRFTCELDFRMKGSPFTKFVFSMVSPKYFNKYRDLSRDATKPTSFSDCARIHRECKEAEKYDQPEEDIEEVTEPAENGLNEESDRQMHEPLGRLIIRRSEQQ, from the coding sequence atgttcaaattaacGATCGCTTTAGTGATATCATTAGCTCTACTTGTGTCATTTACAAGTGCTGAGAATAGTAACAGCACAGAAGAAGAACGCAGTTTGATTGAACAAAATGAGGATAATTCCAATTCAACGGATGTCGGAACAAGCAGAATCAGGCATCATCACTTACTCCCATTCTATGGTGGATCAGCGCTGCTCGGTTTCGGTGGATTGCATGCTTTGGCAGTACTATATGCAATTAAAGTGAAGATTATCGTCGTTGCTGTCGTCATCGCTCTGTCCATATACTACTACTCGAAGATCTATTTGGCGAAAAGCTGCCTTCATTCAGAAGTCATCCGAGATACGAATCCGTATGAAAGTTTCTCTAGTCACGGTCCAAGTGGatattcaaattcattgcCATCGGACTTCAGTTATTCCGGTCCCGATCCATACAGTGCTTATGCTCACATTCATCCGGACATTACATCGATTGATCATCTACATCATCATGCCACCGGATTTGATGACGTTCATCCATCGTCATTCGAACACGACCACCATGAACATGAATCCATTCCGGACAGTTATCCAGCTGGCTCTGAACCAGGCGTGAGCACATCTCAAAATGCACAAAGTACAGCTGCAGCTGCGGCAGCAAATGCAGCAGCAgcagaacaaacaaaaatgaccCGACGAATTTACGATCAAATGAGACAATTCGGGAATCCAATGTTTGATAATATTAATTGGGCGGAAAtagcttttcaatttttaggaGTCGATTCGGATGGCTGCCGGCGTAGATTTACATGTGAACTAGACTTTAGAATGAAGGGAAGTCCATTCACCAAATTTGTGTTCAGCATGGTTAGTCccaaatattttaacaaatatcGAGATTTATCCAGAGATGCCACCAAACCAACATCGTTCTCCGACTGTGCTCGCATTCATCGTGAGTGTAAAGAAGCGGAGAAATATGATCAACCGGAGGAAGACATTGAAGAAGTGACTGAGCCAGCTGAAAATGGATTGAACGAAGAAAGTGACCGACAGATGCACGAACCACTAGGACGTCTAATAATAAGAAGGTCTGAACAGCAGTAG